The Polyangium aurulentum genomic interval GACGTCGATTTCCCCGCGGTGAAGAAGACGGCAATCAACGAGCTCGGCTACGGGACGAACGCCAAGCTCATGGTGGGCTTCTCCTCGCGGCCGTGGCGCGAGCAGGGCTCGAATGGCGAGACGTTCACGGACATGTCGTACCAGGCGAGCTGGGAGACGAGCCGCCTGCAGCCCGGCGCGAGCGGCATCATCACCAACTTCACGGGCGGCAATCATGGCGTCGCGGTCGGCGAGGGCACGCCCGAGCAGCACGCATCCGACTTCCTGAGCGAGTTCGACACGGTCTTCCCGGGCGTGCAGGCCGCCCACAATGGCAAGGTGGCGCGCTTCCACTGGCCGACCTATCCGTTCACGAAGGGTAGCTATTCGGCGTACAAGGTCGGTCAATACACGAAGATCACGGGCTCGGAGATCGAGCGCTACAAGAACGTGCATTTCGCCGGGGAGCACACGAGCCTCGACGCGCAGGGATACATGGAGGGCGGCGCGCTCACGGGGGCGATGGCCGCCGACGAGGTCGCGGCCGATCTCGGTATCGCGACGCAGAAGCTCGTGGCCGGCGAGCGCCGGCCGAGCAATCTATGGATGCCGCAGGACCGCATCCTCGCCCGCGCGCGCGCGGCGCGGAGTCAAAGGCGCTGGAAGAAGGCGCTGCGGAACGTCGCCCCGGTCAAGGGCTGAAGTCCCACGCCGCGATCCCGCTCGAGACCTGGCCGCCGGCCTCGACGAAGCTCCCGCCGACCCAGAGCGTATTGCCCTGGAGGAGGAGGGATTCGCCGAGGTCGGCGAGGCCCGCGCCGAGCGGCTTCCAGTTCGCGCCATCCCAGAAAGCGACGTGCGCGAGGGGCGTGTCGCCCGCCTGGTCGAAGGTGCCGGTGGCGAACAGGCCATTTCCGTAACGAACGACGCTGGTGACCACGAAGCCGAAGCCGCTGTTCGTGGAGAGCCCGCTGCCGAAGCCGCTCCACGCGGCGCCGTCCCAGCGAGCGATGCCGGCGAAGGGGTGCCCGTCGACCGATTCGAACGCGCCGGTGACGATGAATCCATCGCCGTCCGGGACGAGGTGGCTGCCGTACTCGAATTCGGGGAAGCCCGCGCCGAAGGGCTGCCATTGCGCGCCGTCCCAGGAGGCGATCCCGTTGACGGGCTTGTTGCCGGCGTTGCGGAAGAGGCCGGTCGCGACGAGGTGCCCCTTGCCGTCGATGGCGAGCGCGGTGACGCGGCCGTCGAATCCCGCGTCGAGCGCCGCCCATTGCGAGCCGTCCCAGCGCGCCACGCGGTTCGCGGAGACGTTGCCGGCGGTGTAGAAATCGCCGCCCACGTAGAGATTGCCCTCGGCGTCCTCGAGGAGCGTGTGCACGACGCCGTCGAGCGCGGGAAAACCCTGGGACCAGGCGCTGCCGTCCCAGCGGGCGAGGAAGGGCGAGACGGCGTTGCCCGCGTGATAGAACATGCCACCTGCGATGACGTCGCCGTTCTTGCGCACGAGGACGTCGTAGACCGTGTCGTCGAAGCCCTCGCCGAGCGCCTCCCAGCCCTGTTTGCTCGAATAGCGGGCGACGTGGCGCGCGTACGTGCCGCCGGCGAGCTGGAAATGCCCGCCCGCGACGACGCGCCCCTCGGCGTCGAGCGCCATGTCATTGAGCAAGCCCCCGACGCCGTCGTAGCGAATGCCGCCGTTGACGAGCGTGCTCCAGGTGTCGCCGGCGAGGCGGCCGATGTTCGAGGCCTGGAACTTGCCATTGTTCACCGTGGAATAAAAGCCCGCGACGATGAAGGAGCCGTCGTCCTCGACCAGGATGTCGTTCACGCCGACGACCGAGCCGATGGCCACGCCGACGTCGTTGCCCGCGCCGCCGCCGAGCTCGCTCCAGCCGCCGCCCCCGAAATCGAAGCGGGCCAGGTTGCGGGCGGGCACGGGGCTCAAATGGTCGGCGGCCTCGAAGGTGCCGCCGATCAGGAGATCGCCGTCGGGCGCGAAGGCAATCGCGCGGACCTCGGTGATGAAGCCATTCTCGACGCCGCCCTCGAAGGGGTCCCAGGTTCCGCCCTCGAGCACCGCGATGCCCGAGCGGAAATCGTCGTTGGCCGGGTCGACCGCGTAGGTGAAGTTCCCGCCGGCATAGAACTTCCCATCCGGGCCGCGGGCGAGGCGCACGACGCCGCCGGGCAGCCCGTCGCCGAGCTCGGCCCAGGCCGCGCCGTCCCAGCAAGCCGCGTTCGCCGCGGGAATGCCGTCGACGGCGGCGAAATAGCCGCCGATGCAGAAGCTCTCTCCGCCCGTCGGTAGGATGGTCCACGCCTCGAAATCGACGCCGCTCTTGTCGATCGGGGCCCAGCCGCTGTTCTTGTCGTAGGCGACGATGCCGGGCATGACCTTGTTGTCGATCGTGGAGAAGGATCCCGCGACGAGGAGGCGATTGCCCACCGTGGCGAGGGCGCGGACAGGGCCGCCGATCGCGCCCGGGAGCATGGTCCAGCTCTGGCCGTTCCAGCGGGCGACGTGATTGTCGGGATCGGCGGCGGTATAAAATGAGCCGCCCGCGTAGAGCGCGCCGTCGGGGCCCAGGGCCAGCGTGTTCACCGTGCCCGGCAGGCCATCGCCGAGCGCTTCCCATCCGCTGCCGGTCCACACGGCCACATTGGCCGCCTTCGTGCCCGCCGCGTCGGAGAAGATGCCGCCGGCATAGATGCGGCCATCGGCGCCGCGAACGACCGTCGTGCCCCGCGCGCCCTGTCCGTCGAGCCCGGGCAAACCGAACGTGCTCCTCCAGGCCCCGTCCGTGGGATCGACGCCGTTGCCACCCGAGCCGCCCGAGCCGCCGCCGCCGGTATCGCCGCCGCCAATGCCGCCCGAGCCGCCCGAGCCGCCAACGCCGCCGCTGCCGCCCGTGCCGGAGGCGCTGGCGCTGGGCGTATTGCCGTCGCCGCAGGCGGTGGCGAGCACCGCGAGGAGAGAAACGCTCAAAGTCAGGATCGAGGTACGCACAAGAAGCTCCTTCTCTCGAGCGCCCCGCCGGCGAGCCCGGGCGTGCCGTGGATCAGCCTCCCGCTGCTGCCGCGCGCGGCGTCTTCTCTTCCTCTGCACGCTTTCTGCGCGCCGCGGGATCGTCGAGCATGAAGATGACGGTGAACAGCAAGAACGCGGCCCACAGACCCGCGTGGTGATAGAGCATTTTCTCGCCGCCGAAGCGCTCGAAGATGAGCCCCGAGAGGAGCGGCCCGATCAGCATGCCGCCCGCGTAGAACACGTTGTAAATGGAGTTTCCACGGCTGTAATCGCGCGCCTCGGTGACGATGCCCGTGAGCGCCAGGCTCACGCCCGACATCGAGCCGAACGTCCCGCCGGCGACGAACACGCCCACGCACATCAGCCAGAACGCGTCGATGAACACGAAGCCGAGCACGCAGAGCAGCCCCGTGAACGCGAGGATCCGCATGATGCGCAGGTGCCCCATCCGGTCCGCGATCCTCCCCGCGAAGTTCGACCACGTGAGCATGCCGAAGCAGAAGAGCCCCACGAAGATCTTCGTGTTCTGCTCGGGGATGCCCTTCGAATGGGTCATGAAGAGCGGCAAGTAAAGGACGACCGACGCCTGGAAATATCCATAGGCGAACATGGCGAAGCACGAATTCTTGATCCGCCACAGGATCGCCAGGGGCGCGCTCGGCGCCTCCGCGGGCGCAGCGGGCTCATCGGAGCGGCTCGCGCCCTTGTCCAGCGTGTCGAGAGGGACGCGGAACAGGATGTAGAGCATCGACGCGAGCCCGATGATCGCCGCGCAGAAGAACGTCGTCTGATCCGTGAGGAAATGCCCGACCACCCACGCAAAGCCCGACCCGGCGACATACCCGCTGCCGAGACATATCGCGTAGAGCGTCGTGAGGTATGCCTTGTGCTCCTTGTTGGCCCGCGACAGGACGATGCTCTCCGAGCTCACCCAGATGCCCATCGAGCATATCCCGTCGACGAAGCGCACGGCCGCGATCGCCGCGTAGGTCGACGCGAGCGGAAAGAGCGCGAGGCTCGCCGTGTACCCGAGCATCGAGGCCGTCAGGACGCGCTTGCCCGAGAAGCGCCGGATGAGCGCCCCCGTCGGGATCGCCGCCAGCACGAGCCCGGAGGCGAAGAAGATCGACAGCGTGCCTATGTGCTGCCGGAATCCCCGCGCGTTCAAGTAGATCGAGGTGATGGCGAGCGAGATGCCGCAGGCCATCCCGAACAGAAAAGTGCCGAAGTAGAGGCGGCGAAGGTGGAGGTCGAGCGGGGGACGCACGGCCCGCCTCTACCACGATTGTGCGGCGTCGACTATGAATCCCGCGCGCCGGGCGTCTTCAAAAGGCGTTGCAAGCGCCGGCCGTCTGCTCTTGCAGGTGGATCACCTCGCCGTTCCACGTGCAGTGCATGCTGTAGCCCGGGTTCAGCGATTCGTTGAGCAAGCAGTTATCGAGAGCATCCCCACACGCGATGTCCTCGGTGAGGATGAACGGGTACCCGACCTCGCAGAAAGATCCGACGTAGCTGCCCGTTCCCGCCTTGCCCGCGCACGGGTCCGCCGGGTCGTCATCGCAGTCCCCGCCCGAGATGTCGGCCACGTAGCTCGTGACCTCGTAGCCCGCTTCGGTGGCGCACGCCGCGTCGACCGTGAGGTCGTCGTGCAGCGTGAAGCTCGACGCCTGATAGCAGCCGTTGAACGACGTCAGCGCGCGCCCGGTGATTCCCTCGAGCGTCGATACGAGCCCCTGCGTGTCGCTGCCGCCCTCGGAAGAAGGCCACGCGTACGCGTAGGCGCCGAGCGAGCCGTCCGGCCCGTCGTGCACCTCGACCTCGACGCCCGCCGGCACGTCCGCGGTCTGATCGTGATAGCCGTTGAGGATCACCTTCTCGAGCACCACGCCCTCGGCGGCGGTCACCGTCCAGTGCACGGGCTCGTACGACGAGAGCGCGAGGATCGAGCTGCCCTTCCGCTCGACGTGCACGCTCGCGGCGCCCGCCGGGTGGTTGTCGTAGCCGTGATTGCCGTGGCTCTCGTAGATGCCGATCAAGTGCAGCTCGTCGCCACACGAAGGCGGCGCGACGACCCCCGGCTTGCCCTGATCGCCAGCGTTCACCCCGGCCTGACTTTCGGAATCGCCGCCATCGAACGACACGACCGGCGCACAGCCGCCGATGGCCAGCGCGCCGAAAATCAAGGCCACCGCAGCTCCGCCCATTTTCGTCTTCATTGCGTCCTCCTCGCCCTCGAACCCGTTGGAGGAACGATAGCAAGCGCAGGAGCCCCTGGAAAGGTGGTGACCGCGTCGCAGCGCTCCGGCGCCGCGCGTCAGAAGATCTCATTGAAGGAGCGCTGGATTTTTAGGAGTGGCGGGCTCCCCGCACCACACCCGTCCGAGCTCCAGCGTGCGCGCATTCTCGGGCACGGCATCGAGGAACGATCGGCGCCGCTCCGGATCGGCGATCTTGCTCGCGATGACGCCGATCCGCTCGCAGGCGATCCCGAGCGCCCCCCGCGCCTCGTCGTGCCGTCCGGTCGCGAGGAGCGCCTCGATATGGACCAGGCGGATCAGTCCCGCGCGGAAATACGCGGTGGCGCGCTGCTTTTCGTGCTGGGCGAGCGCCGCCGCCGCGAGCTCCAGCGCCTCGTCGGGCTTGCCGGCCGCGAGCTTCACGGCCGCGAGCGTCGCCCGGGCGCCCGGCTGATCGACCGGGGACGTCGCGAGCCGCTCGAGCGCCGATTGCGCCTCGCGCTCGGCCATTTCGAGCTCGCCCATCCGCAAGAGCACGCCCGCGAGCGTCCAGCGCCCTCGCCCCTCGTCCACGGTGAGCCCACGCACCCTCCCCGATTCGACGAGCCGCTCGGCCACCGCCCGCGCCTCGGCGAGCGCGCCATTCTCCGCCAGCGAATGGGCCGTGCAAACGAACGGGTGCGCCGCGACCGTGCCGAGCGAGGCGTGGGCGTCGAGCAGCTCGCTCGCCTCGCGCATCGATTCTTTTCGCTCCCCGACAAACCAATGCCCGAGCGCCACGAACGCGCGCGCGAGCTGCTCGGATCTCCCGTGACCCACGCCCTGGAACTCGGCCTGCGCGCGCAGCGCCTCCTGGTGGACCGCCCACGGATCCTGGGCGACCACGTTCGCGTGATAGGCATTCGCGACGTGCAGGAAGCTCCGGCAGAGCGCCTCGCCTCCGAAAGGCCCTGAAACGAGCGCCGTCATCCGCTCGAGCAGCGGCTCGGCGAGGTCCACGCGCCCGATCTCGTCGAGATAGCTCACGCAGGCCGCGAGCACGAACGAGATCACGCCGGGCGCCTCCGTCGCGGGCTCGGCTTTGCCGAGCTCCTCGGTGAGCGCGACGAACTCCTTTTCGTCCCCGCGCCGCGTGGCGCAGAAGAGCTGCAAGAACGTGCCCCGGAACCACGGGACGCTCCCGCGCGGCGCGAGCCGGATCGCCTCCTCGGCATAGCCCTGACCCCTGTCGAGATCGAAGATCCACGCGCTGATGTCGCAGAGCAGCCCGAGGAGGGGGACGCGCGCCTCACCCGTGCTCAGATCGAGCCCGCGCCGGGCCCGCGCGAGCGCATTCTCCGTGTCGCCACACACGTGCGCGAGCTCGGCCGCCGCCAGATAATGGCGCGCCGCGCGCTCGGCGTCCTTGCCGCGCTCGAAATGCTCCGCGAGGACGAGCGAATCGCGCTCCCCGCGCGCCTCGAGCCACGCGCCCGCGAGCCCGTGCCCGAGGACCCGATCCTCCTCGGTCAGCATCGAATAGGCTCCGTCCGCGAGCAGCGCGTGCCGGAAGGAGACCTCGTGCTCGCCGCGAAAACGGCTGCTCGGCCTCATCTCGACCAGCTCGCGCTCCGCGAGCGCCGCGAGCCGCTCCCGCACGAACGTCGCGCGCTCGGGCGCGCCCACGAGCTCGGCCACCCCGCCGACCCAGAAGACCTCGCCGAAAATGCTCCCCGCGCGCAGGATCCGCCGATCCTCGTCCGCCAGCATTCCAAGGCGCGATTGCACCATGGCCACCACCGTCTCCGGCAGCTCGCGCTCGCGCCCCTCGGCCGCTGCGCGGATGAGCTCTTCCAGGTAAAACGCATTTCCCTGGGCCCGCGTGACGATGCGGTCCAGCGTGTCCGACCCGACGCCGTGGCCGAGCACTTGCCGCACGAGCTGCGTGCTCGCCTTGCGGCCGAGCTCGCGCAGCACGACGGACTGCAAGCGGCGCCCCGCCCAGAGCTTCGGGAACAGGTCGTGGACCTCGGGGCGGGCGAGGGCAAACACGAGCAGGGGAGATTGCCGCAATTCCCGCAGCGCAGCGTCGACGAGGCGCACGGTGGGCAGATCGCCCCAGTGCAGATCCTCGAGGACCAGCAGCACGGGGCGGCTCGCGCACGCGGCGGCGAGGAAATCGAGGAACGCGCGGCCGATCCGGTCGTTCATGAGGCCGCCGTCCTGGCGCGCGGCGCGCAGGGGAGGGCTGTGCTCGTCGGGGAAGGGGACGCCGACGATCTCGCCCAGAAACTCCGCAATGCCCCCGCTCCCCGCCGCCGGGACGTGCTCCGCGACGGCCGCGACGATCCGCTCGCGACGCCTCTCGATCGGCTCGTCCTCGCCGATCCCGAAGGCCGCGTTCAGGACCTGCGCGAGCAGGCCGAAAGCGGAGCCGGCGCGCATGGCGTCGCCCCGCGCGATCCACACCGCGGGGGCCTCGTCGCGCGCGCCGAGCTTGCGCACGAATTCGTGCGCGAGGCGC includes:
- a CDS encoding serine/threonine-protein kinase PknK translates to MTPGAPLDGRFQLVRRAAAGGMGEIHHALDQRTGMPVAVKLLSGREDADKVRFEREIDVLASLAHPHIVRHVAHGIQPSGEHYLVMEWLEGEDLSRALARRRLTVAESLTMARCAASALGFAHDRGVVHRDLKPGNVFLVGGAFDAVKILDFGIAKKHGATALTGTGSLIGTPGYMAPEQARGESAIDARADVYSLGCLLFECLTGERAFAGEHVMAVLSKILLAEAPRLRDLRPDLPPALEALVSQWMAKEPSMRPRDGHAAHEALAALGDVPETSLPAEVHERAPVSLSSTERRPVAVILIGPWAGEATAPVVPGSDVTAVSSPDTLLLREAAALGARGEPLFDGSLALWIAGSGMATDLAAQAARAALSMRAHLSGRPIALAVGRAALTGRLPFGDAIDRAARTLTQRPLLVQARGAPIALDDTTAGLFDARFDVRESVEGFSLHGERALLDGMRTLLGKPTACVGRERELGTLEETFDECVEERFSQAVLVTGPAGAGKSRLAHEFVRKLGARDEAPAVWIARGDAMRAGSAFGLLAQVLNAAFGIGEDEPIERRRERIVAAVAEHVPAAGSGGIAEFLGEIVGVPFPDEHSPPLRAARQDGGLMNDRIGRAFLDFLAAACASRPVLLVLEDLHWGDLPTVRLVDAALRELRQSPLLVFALARPEVHDLFPKLWAGRRLQSVVLRELGRKASTQLVRQVLGHGVGSDTLDRIVTRAQGNAFYLEELIRAAAEGRERELPETVVAMVQSRLGMLADEDRRILRAGSIFGEVFWVGGVAELVGAPERATFVRERLAALAERELVEMRPSSRFRGEHEVSFRHALLADGAYSMLTEEDRVLGHGLAGAWLEARGERDSLVLAEHFERGKDAERAARHYLAAAELAHVCGDTENALARARRGLDLSTGEARVPLLGLLCDISAWIFDLDRGQGYAEEAIRLAPRGSVPWFRGTFLQLFCATRRGDEKEFVALTEELGKAEPATEAPGVISFVLAACVSYLDEIGRVDLAEPLLERMTALVSGPFGGEALCRSFLHVANAYHANVVAQDPWAVHQEALRAQAEFQGVGHGRSEQLARAFVALGHWFVGERKESMREASELLDAHASLGTVAAHPFVCTAHSLAENGALAEARAVAERLVESGRVRGLTVDEGRGRWTLAGVLLRMGELEMAEREAQSALERLATSPVDQPGARATLAAVKLAAGKPDEALELAAAALAQHEKQRATAYFRAGLIRLVHIEALLATGRHDEARGALGIACERIGVIASKIADPERRRSFLDAVPENARTLELGRVWCGEPATPKNPALLQ
- a CDS encoding MFS transporter, which translates into the protein MRPPLDLHLRRLYFGTFLFGMACGISLAITSIYLNARGFRQHIGTLSIFFASGLVLAAIPTGALIRRFSGKRVLTASMLGYTASLALFPLASTYAAIAAVRFVDGICSMGIWVSSESIVLSRANKEHKAYLTTLYAICLGSGYVAGSGFAWVVGHFLTDQTTFFCAAIIGLASMLYILFRVPLDTLDKGASRSDEPAAPAEAPSAPLAILWRIKNSCFAMFAYGYFQASVVLYLPLFMTHSKGIPEQNTKIFVGLFCFGMLTWSNFAGRIADRMGHLRIMRILAFTGLLCVLGFVFIDAFWLMCVGVFVAGGTFGSMSGVSLALTGIVTEARDYSRGNSIYNVFYAGGMLIGPLLSGLIFERFGGEKMLYHHAGLWAAFLLFTVIFMLDDPAARRKRAEEEKTPRAAAAGG